The DNA segment CTCGAGATGGAAATGCCAGGCTGTTAGAACAAGAGCTCATTCTCATCTGGACTCGAGAAAAAGGAAAGTACTTCCATACCCTTCCTCGACACTGTACTTGGGCCCACATTAAAGGCCATAAACGAcctttccaaaaatatatatgctACACAGCCCACAATTCTCCCTTTAGGCTTTTAGCCGTTACTTTCACGAGGCCAACTTTCTATATACACAAAATTATTACCCAAAATTAATTTCAGAGAATCCACAAAATATACTCATATTCTGCAAATATCTACAAAACCCTTTCTCGATTTCTCCCTACATATATACACAAATACACACACGCGAAGAACTCGTGTTCTCGAGCAATGGAGGCTGCTGGTGCGTTCTCGCGCCAAAGCGTGGAGCCAATCGACGAGGCATCGGAGAATCTCTTCCAGAAGCGCCGCTGCTGTTTCTTCTTCCAAATAAACTCCTCCCCGTCCCCAGCCTCCGGATTGGCGTGGTGGCAGAAGATGCGGGCGACCGAGAGCCCTTCCGGAGATTCGCTTTGGTCCCGTGGAGTGGGCTTCCTGAAGAAGATCCGAGAGTTTTCGGAGATCGTGGCTGGTCCGAGGTGGAAGACCTTCATACGCCGGTTCAATCGGAATAGCGGTAGAAGCGGGAGCGGGAAGCACGTGAATGTACAGTACGACCCATTGAGTTACGCCATGAACTTCGACGAGGGGCCGGGCCAAAACGGTCAATTCGATGACGACGGAGAGGACGGGTACTTCTCGCGGAATTTCTCTTCTAGATACGCCAAGGGTTCCATGGATCTCGGCAAGGAAGGTGTCACCTTCGTTTAAGCTACGCCGGAAGTGCTATCCTGCGCTTGCGTGCGAAGTATTCTTCATCACAGCTCAGCTAATGGAGTGAGTCTATCTGTATTTTGATCTTTTCgcctttttatttaatttttcaaaattattatttttattttgtacatgtgatatatattattttagtggGAGTGCGACATAAAGAAAGCAGAATATTAGTAGATGATAAGCGTTTGTTCGCGGTGGATTATCTATCTGATCTTATTTTGTCAGATttctatattttaatttaattaaaatattggtTCTTGTTGGAGATATTAAAGTTTTGACGTGGAAAGTGTGACGTATGGAGTCAAATCTGAGTGGAAAGTTAATATTTTTTCCCTTATATTTGTTTTTCTCGAGTATTTTAAATCATCAAATATTCTTTGACCCACACCCACGGTCTTTTTGGAGATGTATGGAAGAGATTCTTCAGTCTTGTGTGTTCGTGTGAAACATATTTATCGTTGAAATATtgttgaaatattgtggggatATGTTCCGAAGATTGGTCATATTGTTCCTTTTTCAGAGGTTTTTATCGCTCGTACATATCCTTCAATTTAACATCAGTATGAACCAATGCAACTCATGTAGAATGAGTCCTCTTCGAGGTTAATTCTTTTGAATGTATAGaagatattaatttttttattgggtttttatttttaagtgtaatatattatttttatatagaaGTATATATATTTTGCTAAGCAATCATTTGAAGATAAATATTATGGATTTCTTTACCATAAGTAAGAGATGCCGTATATATCATTATTGTGCGGATATGCCAAGTTGTGTTTTTCTTGAATGATCGGATTTGTCGTATTAATgcagaatttgattgagtttttataATTCTCCAAAAACTTGAAATAATGTATTTCGGatgttgaaatttaatttaatataacgTCAAACAACTTGTTGAGGCTCTATCCTGAAAGCAATCGGGAGCTGAGTGTTATGTTAGATATAGTTTGTGGGTTAAATTGCTATTGACTGTACTTGATTGATTTTTAAATCGAATCTCTTCGACTATTGTCACTGTCAAGTGTTGTCACGTGTTTTAGTTAGATTCACACATTGATCACTATAAAATATGTATGACAATGTATATATCATTTATAATTCagataataatataaaatgcaTAATTACAACATGATTTAAATGGTGAAAGATAAAACATCAAATACCgaacacattaaaattataattgaagGTTGTTGTTCGATACACAGGGTAAGGGAAGGATTGTCTTAACGCCTTCTCTTttgaaagaaatatatatatgaaaaaacaCTTGCAGTCGATCGATATGAAGTCATAGATTTACAATCTATAATaatagggatgacaattttctCCGAACCCGATGGAGAATCCGATATCCGAACCGAATGGAGGAGGGTATGGAGGTGTTTTTTGGATCCGATTAAATAAATGGGTAAATGGGTATGAGGATCTCGTATATGGGTATGGAGGCGGATGTAGTGATATCATACCCATACCCGACCCGATACccgattaaatataatataaatataaatttatatttatttacatattaatttatattgaaGAAAttctgatttaattttttttgttgaattatgtgAGTTGGATTTAACAAtgaaatttattaatataaatcTAACGCTGTTTTGTAGGATAATAATGTTGAGATAAATCATttacaatattttgttatttcttaTAATTCTTAGGTTATTaggttattgattttttttatcttttatttt comes from the Henckelia pumila isolate YLH828 chromosome 1, ASM3356847v2, whole genome shotgun sequence genome and includes:
- the LOC140875804 gene encoding uncharacterized protein, with amino-acid sequence MEAAGAFSRQSVEPIDEASENLFQKRRCCFFFQINSSPSPASGLAWWQKMRATESPSGDSLWSRGVGFLKKIREFSEIVAGPRWKTFIRRFNRNSGRSGSGKHVNVQYDPLSYAMNFDEGPGQNGQFDDDGEDGYFSRNFSSRYAKGSMDLGKEGVTFV